In Oryza brachyantha chromosome 2, ObraRS2, whole genome shotgun sequence, a single window of DNA contains:
- the LOC102716577 gene encoding uncharacterized protein LOC102716577, whose product MARSARARRHMARQLRSTPYPIPSYRWKAMKESNRKKILPAAQKTDWEDANCSVCMEYPHNAVLLLCSSHDKGCRPYMCGTSYRHSNCLDQFKKAYTKGALLEELPANTVGTDLDSAPLTTGEKDESIDLACPLCRGKVKGWTIVEPARSYLNGKRRTCMQDGCSFVGTYKELRNHVKSEHPLAKPREVDPILEQKWRLLEIERERQDALSTITATMGRAIVFGDYVLDLEDEDDLDDVESDGDDNANGHGTDNARRMLLFLMRQVAQHHQNQRLQNTSGSSGSADDNYAVSGGANGTTPYPLYPLEGDDEDDLVMGGGGNTGMIRPERRRRRRRRNRERLFLGAN is encoded by the coding sequence ATGGCAAGAAGTGCAAGGGCAAGGAGGCATATGGCTCGTCAGCTAAGATCTACTCCATATCCCATTCCTTCATACCGCTGGAAGGCAATGAAAGAATCGAACAGAAAGAAAATTCTGCCAGCTGCCCAGAAGACGGACTGGGAAGATGCCAACTGCTCTGTATGCATGGAATATCCACATAATGCTGTTCTTCTCCTTTGTTCCTCACATGATAAAGGTTGTCGCCCTTACATGTGTGGAACTAGCTACCGCCACTCAAATTGCCTTGATCAGTTCAAGAAAGCTTACACCAAGGGGGCATTGCTTGAGGAACTTCCTGCCAACACTGTTGGCACGGACTTGGATTCGGCACCATTGACCACAGGTGAAAAAGATGAGTCCATTGATCTTGCATGTCCACTGTGCCGTGGTAAGGTAAAGGGATGGACTATAGTAGAACCAGCTCGGAGTTATCTTAATGGAAAAAGGAGGACATGTATGCAGGATGGTTGCTCCTTTGTAGGTACCTACAAGGAACTCCGCAATCATGTCAAGTCAGAGCACCCTCTTGCAAAGCCAAGGGAAGTGGATCCCATCCTTGAGCAGAAGTGGAGATTGCTAGAGATTGAAAGAGAGAGGCAAGATGCTCTCAGCACGATAACAGCAACAATGGGGAGGGCGATTGTTTTTGGTGATTATGTGCTAGACTTGGAGGATGAAGATGATTTGGATGACGTAGAAAGTGACGGGGATGACAATGCCAACGGACATGGGACAGATAACGCTAGACGAATGTTATTGTTTCTAATGCGCCAAGTCGCTCAGCATCATCAAAACCAAAGGCTTCAGAATACAAGTGGATCATCTGGCAGTGCTGATGACAATTATGCGGTGAGTGGTGGTGCAAATGGAACCACTCCTTACCCCCTTTACCCCTTGGAAGGAGACGATGAAGATGATTTGGTTATGGGCGGAGGAGGAAACACCGGTATGATTAGACCAgagaggcggcgccgccgccgccgtagaaACCGCGAGAGGTTGTTCCTAGGTGCTAATTGA
- the LOC102702071 gene encoding separase — MEPAAADLLAALSSPSSHASLRSRFAAYLEPFSPYLPTLNPSAKPPPKRTTKQGMQQQPPPPTPDAATVRPLAKRFLPFLCRALQVLPPLLRPNPSSRDAGCPDELLDVYGLLLDCLAVISTCLAGKPYSVLLQRGRFVCCLESRGHYARAEADAAATLDSLRSVLSVSTASKSRRAASVASLLPDPGVAREAGADPEVTILAVELTVCFANCASKCKVKDAAPYERVVNLVENLQPWLRILAEDVSRKYLTLLVNALSRCAIFLAAESSLFDTNLVREFCRATLGECMKAQTIERLPAVARRICSSVDVRCVGSTQLLLDVLNTVVGSSACVKADLPRSVNEIVEFVAYFSRSFISSNQDLSVGAAELIYRQGGYFSEVSSTSATASVLILYAIGLYFSAQQIENGEQPHKSTDFLNNEKYLQTLNSALATLEHLFCFANGRSTPLDTLGKASSSTTHPGHSNKHTLSHSDDHISSVAYLDSLEFLCKILSQYVNAVWKNFSDGTTPRYSRNMTYVLTALHQFIDSSISAYSCTKMPEGDKERLNEQHGTLLKALVSATKVSFVTKEGIQKSMSFINFAISSTWINLDELKYLMSSLGNIGVTLYNIGHLDEAPKAIELCCQTIWVHTRLSYHRLSASQEGQIIVEDIPKDTMKDIITDAFARIAKMVDTLHKCGVKMISDVIVKSLSELLADDGTIELLNSSLVLIKLWVKITRKDVEDDESVDSAPLLYHPLIGYSPPLPKKLVGLILEQELLAYALVESRGTMLCVKMQKRIIDILLNKLYCSTEHYLERSRVLVKKARVLRASGVQSISSCLESLSEAISLLRGLPLDPSQGNAPAIHQLAIAYCLYAHCSQEANLGAEVIFDNAQNVRDLLSKVRTFCYYSPGMISHQPSETLVPLLCSLVDLLAMKGCSELQFDLCNLMINIWKQENLPVEKLFSMLFANGRLNHACCHLPMDQQFISNAEYHHDIDCHSTEFWRNCVKGDHPSLSMFVQRLWPIDSFISTSPEPYFRRLFGFSGSVHEVDSAASSLVSEVSSNDQSIFLAGYMYFDLSDRLLSRGQIFQAFSYGKEALQLRKKLLRKKFKFNVGKFATEGSQCSGGQSSVSLEAWGSTIAEIWPDHTRSTGTGDYFLTPWNVLRCYLESILQVALLHDMVGNGAEAEVLLRTGKDISHFHGLAVFGITFTSALGQIYHKRQQWDSAESELKCARDLLAQNAAFVSCKLCKLTLDISVDVQTGDLFWSLFEKDFQKQSPGNLPNALGMYQSAMDKLKSTKLELPVGSYDKHKTTCIACSKAFISETKHEVCNNGKELLAANDGVLPSCNVCANFSQTSGDQPNKFLALKSQKHILKDYEGCPPLDVKVKRTTRNSSRLAKEQNVEAHVKNRTRSSKRTAHVKGEKASAELSKNDISCSDEMPTNALDHGKTNCSLDGVDKSMFYTCDAFGCWNCLFVNSLNSGSIQNILQLRWDWVWHQNNVSILLKIARALGAHGGLHGAHEVHNIYWQCISSLYFRSLPQDCYRTYELNLIGLVMDENTGDFLTSERAEILYSMSLFLLKGFLSEQSRDMCCRFCSVQMPDVVPWLLRAFVLSRENPLLFQEVCRLLACIFLLATIDSTAQLPLYSNGSLSLSHWAAYFHQSSVGTYLNCHYFASLQSLPRKKNSKGPVEEFRYESDEGISKFLRFSSTDIGHLEIHIIEFFDKLPDVPIVCISMLEGDFVNVLGEILLLPSFFPAWMLLSRFDSTNKPITMLLPVDAISEETQHEDSYSKELGNPVRSSDKNWQCPWGYTIIDYVAPTFKKILEENFISLSSATLTLSDGQANHVRWWSYRMKLNNHLDKILKNMEESWLGPWKCLLLGYHSTDQHIEAALANLIAALESEFKFEVNPVLIKVILGGATSVDEVHDCVSQLIMYKGYFGRGGCCGKDRLRAFSSCGIESEALETVECLITSTVNELTEPVDRDPVIFVLDTNVQMLPWENLPGLRSQEIYRMPSVGGVLLALTRSNDYCKDARIIAPQFPAIDPFNTFYLLNPSGDLSSTQEEFDQLFKTYEWKGKAGYAPTAEELVLALKNHDLFLYFGHGSGTQYVSGKEIEKLDDCAAALLMGCSSGTLHCKGGYAPQGAPLSYLFAGSPAVIANLWDVSDKDIDRFSKALLDSWLQENLMAAKNCSKCCRLTQEFESMTIAAEDNGRPRRRGARGKKPEQVNDSSKRCTCGDRRVASHLSEARRACRLPLMIGASPVCYGVPTIIRKK; from the exons AtggagcccgccgccgccgacctcctcgccgcgctctcctCTCCGTCCTCCCACGCCAGCCTGCGCTCCCGCTTCGCCGCCTACCTGGAGCCCTTCTCCCCGTACCTGCCCACGCTAAACCCTAgcgccaagccgccgccgaagaGGACGACGAAGCAgggcatgcagcagcagccgccgccgccgacccccgACGCGGCTACGGTGCGCCCGCTCGCGAAGCGCTTCCTCCCGTTCCTGTGCCGCGCGCTCCAGGTCCTGCCGCCGTTGCTCCGGCCCAACCCTAGTTCACGCGACGCCGGGTGCCCCGACGAGCTGCTCGACGTTTACGGCCTCCTGCTGGACTGCCTTGCGGTCATATCGACGTGCCTCGCCGGGAAGCCCTACTCCGTGCTGCTCCAGCGTGGCCGCTTCGTGTGCTGCCTCGAGTCGCGCGGCCACTATGCACGCGCTGAGGCGGACGCTGCTGCCACTCTCGATTCCCTTCGTTCGGTGCTGTCAGTATCGACAGCCTCAAAGTCTCGCCGTGCTGCGAGTGTTGCTTCCCTCCTTCCCGATCCTGGCGTCGCAAGGGAGGCTGGTGCAGACCCTGAAGTCACCATCCTCGCTGTTGAGCTCACCGTCTGCTTTGCTAACTGTGCCAGCAAGTGCAAGGTGAAGGATGCTGCCCCATACGAACGGGTTGTCAACCTTGTTGAGAACCTCCAGCCATGGCTTCG TATTCTGGCTGAGGATGTCAGCAGGAAGTACCTCACACTGCTTGTGAATGCACTAAGTCGATGTGCCATTTTCCTGGCTGCTGAGTCTTCACTGTTTGATACCAACCTTGTGCGTGAATTCTGTCGTGCAACGTTGGGAGAGTGTATGAAGGCACAAACCATAGAACGCTTGCCAGCA GTCGCTCGCAGGATCTGTTCTTCTGTAGATGTGAGGTGTGTTGGAAGCACTCAACTTTTGCTTGATGTGTTAAATACTGTTGTTGGATCTTCCGCATGTGTAAAG GCTGACTTACCAAGATCTGTAAATGAGATTGTAGAATTTGTAGCATATTTTTCTCGAAGCTTTATTTCTTCAAATCAGGATTTATCTGTTGGTGCTGCGGAGCTAATTTATAGACAAGGTGGTTATTTCTCTGAG GTCTCGTCTACCTCTGCCACTGCCTCAGTACTTATTCTTTATGCTATTGGATTATACTTTAGCGCTCAGCAAATTGAAAATGGAGAGCAACCTCATAAATCCACAGATTTTCTCAACAATGAAAAGTATCTACAAACTTTAAACAGTGCCCTTGCCACACTGGaacatcttttttgttttgccaaTGGCAGATCCACTCCACTTGATACTCTGGGGAAAGCTTCAAGCTCAACAACGCACCCTGGGCATTCCAATAAGCACACTTTGTCTCACTCTGATGACCACATATCTTCTGTGGCATACTTGGATTCGCTAGAGTTTCTTTGCAAGATATTATCACAGTATGTGAATGCAGTTTGGAAGAATTTCTCTGATGGAACCACACCCCGCTATTCTAGAAACATGACCTATGTGTTAACAGCACTGCATCAGTTCATTGATTCCAGCATTTCTGCTTATAG CTGTACAAAAATGCCTGAAGGAGACAAGGAGAGACTAAATGAACAACATGGAACCTTACTGAAGGCCCTAGTTTCAGCAACTAAAGTTTCCTTTGTTACCAAGGAAGGTATCCAG AAGAGCATGTCCTTCATCAATTTTGCCATTTCAAGTACATGGATAAATCTTGATGAACTCAAATATCTCATGTCCTCACTTGGTAACATTGGTGTGACACTTTACAATATTGGACATTTGGATGAG gCACCAAAGGCAATAGAGCTATGCTGTCAAACTATATGGGTGCACACGAGGCTTTCTTACCATAGACTATCAGCAAGCCAGGAAGGACAGATTATTGTTGAGGATATACCAAAGGATACAATGAAGGACATCATTACGGATGCCTTTGCACGGATTGCAAAGATGGTTGACACTCTACATAAATGTGGAGTAAAAATGATATCTGATGTTATCGTGAAGAGCTTGTCTGAATTGTTGGCTGATGATGGCACAATTGAACTTTTAAATAGTTCGTTAGTCCTAATCAAGTTGTGGGTTAAG ATAACACGCAAAGATGTTGAGGATGACGAAAGTGTTGATAGTGCTCCCCTTCTGTACCACCCTCTTATAGGTTACAGTCCTCCTTTGCCTAAGAAGTTGGTAGGCTTAATTTTAGAGCAG GAATTGTTGGCTTATGCATTAGTTGAATCTCGAGGCACTATGTTATGTGTAAAAATGCAAAAGAGGATCATAGACATTCTCTTGAATAAATTATACTGCTCAACGGAGCATTATTTGGAGAGATCAAGGGTCCTTGTAAAAAAGGCACGTGTGCTTCGTGCATCTGGAGTTCAAAGTATAAGCAGCTGCCTTGAGTCTTTATCTGAAGCCATATCCTTACTG CGAGGCCTCCCACTGGATCCTTCTCAAGGCAATGCACCTGCAATCCATCAACTGGCTATTGCGTACTGTCTGTATGCACATTGCTCGCAGGAAGCCAATCTTGGTGCCGAG GTAATCTTTGATAACGCTCAGAATGTACGTGACCTGTTGTCAAAAGTCAGAACTTTTTGTTATTATTCTCCTGGTATGATTTCTCATCAGCCATCAGAAACTCTTGTACCTCTTCTTTGTTCTCTGGTTGATTTGTTGGCAATGAAG GGCTGTTCTGAGCTTCAGTTTGATTTGTGCAACCTTATGATAAATATATGGAAGCAAGAAAACTTGCCTGTTGAAAAgttattttccatgttattTGCCAACGGGCGCCTCAATCATGCGTGTTGCCATCTCCCAATGGACCaacaatttatttcaaatgcaGAGTATCATCATGATATTGATTGCCACAGTACAGAGTTTTGGAGAAACTGTGTTAAAGGAGACCATCCTTCTCTTTCTATGTTTGTCCAGAGATTGTGGCCTATCGACTCCTTTATTTCTACATCACCCGAACCTTATTTTAGAAGGCTGTTCGGTTTCAGTGGTAGTGTTCATGAGGTCGATAGTGCCGCATCATCTCTGGTTTCTGAA GTTTCTTCGAATGATCAATCAATTTTTCTAGCTGGCTATATGTACTTCGATTTATCAGATAGACTTTTATCTAGAGGACAAATTTTTCAG GCCTTTTCATACGGAAAAGAGGCCTTGCAATTACGCAAGAAACTCCTAAGaaagaaattcaaattcaatgtTGGCAAGTTTGCAACTGAGGGAAGTCAATGTTCTGGAGGGCAAAGCTCTGTTTCACTCGAAGCATGGGGATCAACGATTGCTGAAATTTGGCCAGATCACACCAGATCAACTGGAACGGGAGATTATTTCCTAACTCCTTGGAATGTACTTCGATGCTATCTCGAAAGCATTTTGCAG GTTGCTTTGCTGCATGATATGGTTGGTAATGGTGCCGAAGCAGAAGTTTTGTTACGAACAGGAAAAGATATATCACATTTTCATGGATTGGCAGTTTTTGGTATTACCTTCACATCAGCTTTAG GTCAAATATACCACAAGAGACAGCAATGGGATTCTGCAGAGAGTGAGCTTAAATGTGCTAGGGATCTTCTTGCACAAAATGCTGCATTCGTTTCGTGCAAGCTCTGCAAGTTAACTCTGGATATATCAGTTGATGTTCAAACTGGAGATCTATTTTGGAGTCTATTTGAGAAAGACTTTCAGAAACAGTCACCAGGCAATTTACCTAATGCTTTAGGCATGTACCAGTCTGCCATGGATAAATTAAAGAGCACCAAATTGGAATTACCTGTTGGCTCATATGATAAGCATAAAACTACTTGCATTGCTTGCAGCAAAGCTTTTATTTCAGAAACCAAGCATGAAGTGTGTAACAATGGGAAAGAACTATTAGCTGCAAATGATGGAGTGCTACCTTCATGTAATGTATGTGCAAATTTTAGTCAGACTTCCGGAGATCAGCCCAACAAGTTCTTGGCATTAAAATCTCAAAAGCATATCTTGAAGGATTATGAAGGTTGTCCACCCTTGGATGTTAAAGTCAAAAGGACAACCAGAAATTCGTCACGTTTAGCTAAAGAACAGAATGTGGAAGCTCATGTAAAAAATAGGACCCGCTCTAGTAAGCGAACTGCTCATGTGAAAGGTGAAAAGGCATCAGCTGAGCTAagtaaaaatgatatatcttgCAGTGATGAAATGCCCACAAATGCTTTGGACCATGGAAAAACAAACTGTTCTCTTGATGGTGTCGACAAGAGCATGTTTTACACATGCGATGCATTTGGATGTTGGAATTGCCTTTTTGTAAATTCACTCAACTCTGGGTCCATCCAGAATATTTTGCAACTCAGATGGGATTGGGTTTGGCATCAGAACAATGTGTCTATCCTGTTAAAAATTG CAAGAGCCTTGGGTGCTCATGGAGGATTGCATGGAGCTCACGAAgttcataatatatattggcaGTGCATATCATCGTTGTACTTTAGATCCCTTCCTCAGGATTGTTATAGAACTTATGagcttaatttaattggatTAGTCATGGATGAGAATACTGGTGATTTTCTTACTTCAGAGAGGGCAGAAATACTATATAGTATGAGTTTGTTTTTGCTAAAGGGCTTCCTTTCAGAACAGTCAAG GGACATGTGCTGCCGCTTCTGCAGTGTGCAAATGCCTGATGTTGTTCCCTGGTTGCTGAGAGCTTTTGTGCTATCCAGAGAGAATCCCTTGCTTTTTCAGGAG GTTTGCAGGTTACTTGCATGTATATTCTTACTTGCAACAATCGATTCCACGgctcaattacctttatactcCAACGGATCTCTCTCTTTAAGTCATTGGGCTGCATATTTTCATCAGAGTTCTGTTGGAACTTATCTCAATTGCCATTACTTTGCTAGCTTACAGTCATTACCCAGAAAAAAGAATTCGAAG GGCCCTGTTGAAGAATTCAGATATGAGTCAGATGAGGGTATCTCAAAGTTTCTCAG GTTTTCATCCACGGACATAGGGCATCTTGAGATACATATAATAGAATTTTTTGATAAGCTTCCTGATGTACCAATTGTGTGCATCAGTATGCTTGAAGGTGATTTTGTGAATGTTCTTGGGgaaattcttcttcttccttcttttttccctGCTTGGATGTTGCTTTCGAGGTTTGATTCAACAAACAAACCTATTACAATGCTTTTACCAGTGGATGCAATTTCGGAAG AAACACAGCATGAAGATTCCTATAGCAAAGAATTGGGCAATCCAGTGAGATCCTCAGATAAGAATTGGCAGTGCCCTTGGGGCTACACTATTATAGACTATGTGGCTCCTACTTTTAAAAAGATACTTGAGGAGAACTTTATTTCCCTCTCTAGTGCAACTCTCACTCTGAGTGATGGACAAGCAAATCATGTAAGGTGGTGGTCATATAGGATGAAGCTCAACAACCACCTTGATAAGATACTGAA AAACATGGAGGAATCATGGCTGGGACCATGGAAATGCCTTCTCTTGGGCTACCATTCGACTGACCAACACATTGAGGCTGCCCTGGCAAACCTGATTGCTGCTCTGGAAtcagaattcaaatttgaagtaAATCCTGTGCTCATTAAGGTCATCCTTGGTGGTGCTACATCAGTGGATGAAGTCCATGATTGTGTTTCTCAACTTATAATGTATAAAGGCTATTTTGGCCGGGGAGGGTGTTGCGGGAAAGATAGACTTAGAGCCTTCTCTTCTTGCGGTATTGAGTCTGAAGCTCTGGAGACAGTCGAATGTTTAATAACAAGTACAGTGAATGAGCTTACTGAACCAGTTGATAGAGATCCAGTCATTTTCGTTCTCGACACTAATGTGCAG ATGCTTCCTTGGGAAAACTTGCCTGGGCTAAGGAGTCAAGAAATTTATCGCATGCCATCAGTGGGAGGCGTTCTTCTAGCTTTGACTAGAAGTAATGATTATTGCAAAGATGCCCGGATTATAGCCCCCCAATTTCCTGCTATTGACCCTTTCAACACATTTTATCTGTTGAACCCTAGTGGTGACCTGAGCAGTACACAAGAAGAATTTGATCAGTTGTTCAAGACTTATGAATGGAAG GGAAAGGCTGGGTATGCTCCAACGGCTGAAGAGCTGGTGTTGGCCTTGAAGAATCATGATCTTTTCCTCTACTTTGGTCATGGAAGTG GAACTCAGTATGTCTCTGGGAAGGAAATTGAGAAATTAGATGATTGTGCAGCTGCTCTTCTTATGGGTTGCAGTAGTGGAACACTGCATTGCAAAGGGGGTTATGCTCCTCAAGGGGCCCCTTTGTCATATTTATTTGCTGGTTCTCCTGCTGTCATTGCAAATCTTTGGGATGTTTCCGACAAGGATATTGATCGGTTTAGCAAAGCTTTGCTCGATTCATGGTTGCAAGAGAATCTCATGGCAGCCAAAAACTGCTCGAAGTGTTGCCGGCTAACACAAGAATTTGAGTCCATGACAATTGCTGCGGAGGACAACGGCAGACCGAGGCGAAGAGGCGCAAGAGGAAAGAAGCCTGAACAAGTGAATGATAGTAGTAAGCGTTGCACTTGTGGGGACAGACGAGTAGCTTCACATCTAAGTGAAGCTAGGCGTGCTTGCAGGCTTCCTCTGATGATTGGTGCATCTCCTGTTTGTTATGGTGTGCCTACCATCATTAGGAAGAAGTAA